Proteins encoded together in one Anopheles darlingi chromosome 3, idAnoDarlMG_H_01, whole genome shotgun sequence window:
- the LOC125956719 gene encoding large proline-rich protein BAG6 isoform X1, producing the protein MINLKVKTLDSQNHDFSVDDEITVRQFKEEIAVKINIAVDMQRLIYCGRVLADDKPLKDYDLDGKVVHLVQRPPPSARGSSLSGSAGSAGRANDESAARASRRSRSSDNARRNIFRGLDDLNTMYFGSMTSIPLNVSTGNATQIPSVSSSSTLCNNRITVARHMLECVDSILSYLENPARGLNYSAMDYLSQQTMESTVFEFGISAVGDVDIPHNQVQSFVNAVQGAVSAAFRQNGMSNLTVQQPDGLNGGGSVQVFGTVPDFAVLTPPNTSATATPAHEGSGGSSATASSNNSSSSSSSSSSSSSSSSSSASGSSSTSSSSSASESTADSRRQARPGPSATASAPTGQQTTTSTRTLGEVVHQMRTVQRRMEPFLQQYYDILMEDPTFAESDTTGRENAQRVFDRVSEAMHYMSHAQHAISDLMLDLQMNTPRHLCCRPILIEQNAYVSSGMTAVPHNINLANLLRNHNNNNNNSVNNNNNNPEVGNNNINAQVINVGIAPSWITVPGGAAASVTMRPPATGGTAAGATAPSAPPPPPRATATTGSTEEGTGAAATTTTASSGTQQRLPSGQSTSEAAGGAEDNDGDEDEEDGEEEEDGEDDDHTITSLHIPLYDLNTIQRMRNLLSNMQSQGPTPGRRPGQYGLVGATLLTPRGPRAASADGRLQPQPTAGTGAATAHSHQHPAPNVLRRLVTTGNNAGAATAGAGGPAQQPLPPNHQNSTEMQMARLIQAMVNAAPIHTDIHVQINTGGVDHGDGGNTPPTESAATSQNGARPPSSSSGDAPAGNPTNTTTTNTNSNTNGGGEGVPTAGVHFFPPRFATVTLPTTSTQTRSTSRPHVHSIAPPAASHIRNLRPMQTNILSTFDRFLPCNSHHIRETSFSNQQQQDRASNTDSSNRERTGGDGTASQPTGAAAAAAATEANIRAALALVPLPFTLFGSQMTMADFTNLVPNPNTLNRIRGSLQTYINQALSQNGAPINDEAIRELATRTINQLADVLQPLASYDRPEYDTHASLANLIRHTLPTCVNLIREDSSNQFGLRLMRTLVQFVRRFCMILVQGIGRENGRRILGDLLRATLQLNPATQQQQSAATAAGREPNTVIQEVQRALQPVLDRYLEVASRQDMFDVQPFMVIRQPAAAAAAASVASAVAAAEASSTAAASTAAAAAAAAAAAAAAAAAASAAAVAAVAANARVLSGDGTDSRSSSMSSTGTATTGQRESSPMEVDDVESTSTPELVSDIAEISISFGPPAMSVDPCATIVITDNALAAGDVVVPVAGTDIESDTTTSSSSSYASVNVDQQQQQQQQQSQQQPSSVDSTGGMAAAAAAVALRAASLADPPIPPPRPVDEDEEELPTVMIGAESWHRHVPPNWIPVITRDLGRQRRQNPQTPFSDAYISGMSSKRRKLIAESKPPNDVPSLISDGVRRSFLGSGVNPSNLMAIPSASSSSSSSSATITGGSATSGATTSSTGTTTNRIRSLDELANNIASDSALQMSYCEAMKASIRDRLANDPDYDATRFPNCSKYFEKQ; encoded by the exons ATGATAAATTTAAAAGTCAAAACCCTCGATTCACAGAATCATGATTTCAGTGTGGACGATGAA ATTACCGTCCGCCAGTTTAAGGAAGAGATTGCGGTCAAGATCAACATTGCGGTCGATATGCAGCGGCTGATCTACTGTGGCCGCGTTCTAGCCGACGATAAACCGCTGAAGGATTACGATCTCGATGGAAAGGTAGTGCATTTAGTGCAGAGGCCTCCACCGTCTGCTCGTGGTAGCAGCCTGAGTGGATCGGCCGGATCGGCGGGTCGGGCGAACGATGAGTCGGCAGCACGTGCCTCGCGCCGTTCCCGTAGCAGTGACAACGCACGGCGCAACATTTTCCGCGGGCTGGACGATCTCAACACGATGTACTTCGGTTCGATGACGTCGATCCCGCTGAACGTTAGCACCGGT AATGCTACACAGATCCCGTCAGTcagctcgtcgtcgacgctgTGCAACAACCGCATCACAGTAGCCCGGCACATGCTCGAGTGTGTTGACAGCATACTGAGTTATCTGGAGAATCCGGCCCGTGGTCTCAATTACAGTGCAATGGACTACCTATCGCAACAGACGATGGAATCGACCGTGTTCGAGTTTGGCATTTCGGCCGTCGGTGATGTCGACATACCGCACAATCAGGTGCAGAGCTTCGTCAACGCAGTACAGGGTGCGGTCAGTGCGGCTTTCCGTCAAAACGGGATGTCTAACCTGACAGTGCAGCAACCGGACGGGCTAAATGGTGGTGGCTCGGTGCAGGTGTTTGGTACCGTTCCGGACTTTGCTGTTCTGACGCCACCCAACACGAGCGCTACGGCGACGCCAGCTCATGAGGGCTCCGGTGGTAGCAGTGCCACCGCTAGCAGCAAcaatagcagtagcagcagcagcagtagcagcagtagtagtagcagtagcagcagcagtgccagcggtagtagtagcacctcGTCATCGAGCAGCGCATCGGAATCGACCGCCGATAGTCGGCGTCAGGCACGACCCGGACCATCAGCGACAGCCAGTGCACCGACCGGGCAGCAGACGACAACCAGCACCCGAACGCTCGGTGAGGTCGTCCACCAGATGCGTACGGTGCAGCGACGCATGGAACCGTTCCTCCAGCAGTACTACGACATTCTTATGGAGGATCCAACGTTCGCCGAGTCTGACACAACTGGCCGGGAAAACGCACAGCGCGTGTTCGATCGGGTTTCCGAAGCGATGCACTACATGTCCCACGCCCAGCACGCCATCAGCGATTTAATGTTGGATCTGCAGATGAACACCCCGCGCCATCTCTGCTGCCGACCGATCCTGATCGAGCAGAACGCATACGTCAGCTCGGGAATGACGGCTGTACCG CACAACATCAATCTAGCGAACCTGCTGCGCAAccataacaacaataataacaacagcgtgaataataataacaataatccgGAAGtaggaaacaacaacatcaacgctCAGGTCATCAATGTAGGCATTGCCCCGTCATGGATAACGGTGCCAGGAGGCGCAGCCGCCAGTGTTACCATGAGACCTCCAGCGACTGGTGGAACGGCAGCCGGAGCAAcggcaccatcggcaccaccacctccgccgAGGGCTACAGCTACCACGGGGTCAACGGAAGAGGGCAcgggggcagcagcaacgacgacgaccgcttCCTCTGGCACCCAGCAGCGGCTTCCCTCAGGTCAGTCCACAAGCGAAGCAGCTGGTGGAGCTGAggataatgatggtgatgaagatgaagaagatggcgaggaggaagaggatggtgAGGACGATGATCATACGATCACCTCGCTTCATATCCCTCTGTACGACCTCAACACTATACAGCGGATGCGCAACCTTCTCAGCAACATGCAATCCCAGGGCCCTACGCCAG GAAGAAGACCGGGCCAATATGGACTTGTTGGGGCCACTCTGCTGACACCACGAGGCCCACGGGCTGCATCCGCTGATGGTCGACTGCAACCACAACCAACTGCCGGAACCGGGGCCGCAACGGCTCACTCACACCAGCATCCCGCCCCGAACG TTCTGCGACGATTAGTTACAACGGGAAATAATGCCGGTGCGGCAACggcaggtgctggtggtccagCTCAACAACCTCTACCACCGAACCACCAGAACAGTACGGAAATGCAGATGGCACGGCTCATACAGGCCATGGTGAATGCTgcacccatacacacagacatccATGTACAGATCAATACCGGCGGTGTTgatcatggtgatggtggtaacaCGCCGCCTACCGAATCAGCTGCCACCAGCCAGAACGGAGCACGTCCGCCATCCTCCTCTTCTGGGGACGCACCGGCCGGAAATCctaccaataccaccaccaccaacaccaacagcaacacgaatggtggaggagaaggtgttCCGACAGCCGGTGTTCACTTCTTTCCACCACGGTTTGCCACCGTCACGCTGCCGACGACCTCAACACAGACGCGCTCTACATCACGACCGCACGTGCACAGTATCGCGCCACCGGCGGCATCACACATTCGCAACCTCCGGCCGATGCAGACGAACATTTTGTCCACGTTTGATCG CTTCCTACCGTGCAACAGCCATCACATACGCGAAACTAGTTTCtccaatcaacagcaacaagatcGTGCTAGCAACACGGATAGCAGCAACCGCGAAAGaaccggtggtgatggcactGCTAGTCAgccaacaggagcagcagcagcagcagcagcaaccgaagccAACATTCGTGCAG CGCTCGCTCTAGTGCCGCTTCCGTTTACACTGTTTGGTAGCCAGATGACCATGGCTGATTTCACCAATTTGGTACCGAACCCGAACACACTGAACCGTATCCGTGGATCGCTGCAGACGTACATCAATCAGGCTCTTTCGCAAAACGGGGCCCCCATTAATGATGAAGCCATACGAGAG CTGGCCACTAGAACCATCAACCAGTTGGCGGACGTTCTACAGCCGCTCGCTTCCTACGATCGGCCCGAGTACGATACGCACGCCTCCCTGGCCAACCTCATTCGCCACACGCTCCCTACCTGCGTCAACCTGATCCGGGAGGACAGCTCGAACCAGTTTGGGTTGCGCTTGATGCGCACGCTAGTCCAATTCGTGCGCCGCTTCTGCATGATTCTCGTGCAGGGCATTGGGCGCGAGAATGGTCGCCGTATTCTGGGCGACCTGTTGCGGGCCACACTACAGCTCAATCCggccacacagcagcaacagtcagcAGCTACAGCGGCCGGCCGTGAGCCGAACACTGTGATACAGGAGGTGCAGCGCGCCCTGCAACCAGTGCTTGATCGCTATCTGGAAGTAGCCAGTCGGCAGGATATGTTCGATGTGCAACCCTTCATGGTCATTCGACagccggcggcagcggcagccgcggCCAGCGTGGCAagcgcagtagcagcagccgaagccaGCTCAACAGCGGCGGCatcaacggcggcagcagcagcagcagcggccgcagcagcagcagccgctgccgccgctgcttcAGCCGCAGCGGTCGCTGCGGTAGCTGCTAACGCACGCGTACTGTCTGGCGATGGAACCGATAGCCGATCTTCCAGTATGTCCTCCACCGGAACAGCGACAACTGGTCAGCGGGAATCGAGC CCGATGGAAGTGGACGATGTTGAAAGTACCTCTACGCCGGAGCTGGTGTCCGATATTGCGGAAATATCGATATCGTTCGGGCCACCGGCCATGAGCGTTGATCCCTGTGCGACAATCGTAATCACGGACAATGCGTTGGCCGCCGGTGATGTGGTAGTGCCCGTAGCTGGAACAGACATAGAATccgataccaccacctcctcttcttcctcgtaTGCATCAGTCAATGttgatcagcaacagcaacagcagcagcaacagtcacaACAACAGCCATCATCGGTCGATAGCACGGGAGgaatggcagcagcggcggcagcagtcGCACTGCGTGCAGCTTCGTTGGCCGATCCACCGATTCCACCACCCCGCCcggttgatgaagatgaagaagagctACCGACGGTGATGATTGGTGCGGAATCGTGGCACCGGCATGTTCCCCCCAACTGGATACCGGTGATTACACGCGATCttggacgacaacgacgacag AACCCACAGACACCGTTTTCCGACGCGTATATCTCGGGTATGTCGTCCAAACGTCGGAAGCTGATAGCAGAATCGAAGCCACCAAACGACGTGCCATCGCTCATCTCCGATGGAGTGCGACGATCGTTCCTAGGAAGCGGCGTAAACCCGTCGAACCTCATGGCAATTCCAtcggcgagcagcagcagcagcagcagcagcgctaccATCACCGGTGGTTCGGCTACGTCAGGAGCCACTACTAGCAGCACcggtacgacgacgaaccgGATCCGATCGCTCGATGAGCTGGCGAACAACATCGCTAGTGACAGTGCGCTGCAGATGTCGTATTGTGAGGCGATGAAGGCAAGCATACGGGACCGCTTGGCGAACGATCCGGATTACGATGCTACCCGGTTTCCGAATTGCTccaaatattttgaaaaacagTAA
- the LOC125956719 gene encoding large proline-rich protein BAG6 isoform X2 produces the protein MINLKVKTLDSQNHDFSVDDEITVRQFKEEIAVKINIAVDMQRLIYCGRVLADDKPLKDYDLDGKVVHLVQRPPPSARGSSLSGSAGSAGRANDESAARASRRSRSSDNARRNIFRGLDDLNTMYFGSMTSIPLNVSTGNATQIPSVSSSSTLCNNRITVARHMLECVDSILSYLENPARGLNYSAMDYLSQQTMESTVFEFGISAVGDVDIPHNQVQSFVNAVQGAVSAAFRQNGMSNLTVQQPDGLNGGGSVQVFGTVPDFAVLTPPNTSATATPAHEGSGGSSATASSNNSSSSSSSSSSSSSSSSSSASGSSSTSSSSSASESTADSRRQARPGPSATASAPTGQQTTTSTRTLGEVVHQMRTVQRRMEPFLQQYYDILMEDPTFAESDTTGRENAQRVFDRVSEAMHYMSHAQHAISDLMLDLQMNTPRHLCCRPILIEQNAYVSSGMTAVPHNINLANLLRNHNNNNNNSVNNNNNNPEVGNNNINAQVINVGIAPSWITVPGGAAASVTMRPPATGGTAAGATAPSAPPPPPRATATTGSTEEGTGAAATTTTASSGTQQRLPSGQSTSEAAGGAEDNDGDEDEEDGEEEEDGEDDDHTITSLHIPLYDLNTIQRMRNLLSNMQSQGPTPVLRRLVTTGNNAGAATAGAGGPAQQPLPPNHQNSTEMQMARLIQAMVNAAPIHTDIHVQINTGGVDHGDGGNTPPTESAATSQNGARPPSSSSGDAPAGNPTNTTTTNTNSNTNGGGEGVPTAGVHFFPPRFATVTLPTTSTQTRSTSRPHVHSIAPPAASHIRNLRPMQTNILSTFDRFLPCNSHHIRETSFSNQQQQDRASNTDSSNRERTGGDGTASQPTGAAAAAAATEANIRAALALVPLPFTLFGSQMTMADFTNLVPNPNTLNRIRGSLQTYINQALSQNGAPINDEAIRELATRTINQLADVLQPLASYDRPEYDTHASLANLIRHTLPTCVNLIREDSSNQFGLRLMRTLVQFVRRFCMILVQGIGRENGRRILGDLLRATLQLNPATQQQQSAATAAGREPNTVIQEVQRALQPVLDRYLEVASRQDMFDVQPFMVIRQPAAAAAAASVASAVAAAEASSTAAASTAAAAAAAAAAAAAAAAAASAAAVAAVAANARVLSGDGTDSRSSSMSSTGTATTGQRESSPMEVDDVESTSTPELVSDIAEISISFGPPAMSVDPCATIVITDNALAAGDVVVPVAGTDIESDTTTSSSSSYASVNVDQQQQQQQQQSQQQPSSVDSTGGMAAAAAAVALRAASLADPPIPPPRPVDEDEEELPTVMIGAESWHRHVPPNWIPVITRDLGRQRRQNPQTPFSDAYISGMSSKRRKLIAESKPPNDVPSLISDGVRRSFLGSGVNPSNLMAIPSASSSSSSSSATITGGSATSGATTSSTGTTTNRIRSLDELANNIASDSALQMSYCEAMKASIRDRLANDPDYDATRFPNCSKYFEKQ, from the exons ATGATAAATTTAAAAGTCAAAACCCTCGATTCACAGAATCATGATTTCAGTGTGGACGATGAA ATTACCGTCCGCCAGTTTAAGGAAGAGATTGCGGTCAAGATCAACATTGCGGTCGATATGCAGCGGCTGATCTACTGTGGCCGCGTTCTAGCCGACGATAAACCGCTGAAGGATTACGATCTCGATGGAAAGGTAGTGCATTTAGTGCAGAGGCCTCCACCGTCTGCTCGTGGTAGCAGCCTGAGTGGATCGGCCGGATCGGCGGGTCGGGCGAACGATGAGTCGGCAGCACGTGCCTCGCGCCGTTCCCGTAGCAGTGACAACGCACGGCGCAACATTTTCCGCGGGCTGGACGATCTCAACACGATGTACTTCGGTTCGATGACGTCGATCCCGCTGAACGTTAGCACCGGT AATGCTACACAGATCCCGTCAGTcagctcgtcgtcgacgctgTGCAACAACCGCATCACAGTAGCCCGGCACATGCTCGAGTGTGTTGACAGCATACTGAGTTATCTGGAGAATCCGGCCCGTGGTCTCAATTACAGTGCAATGGACTACCTATCGCAACAGACGATGGAATCGACCGTGTTCGAGTTTGGCATTTCGGCCGTCGGTGATGTCGACATACCGCACAATCAGGTGCAGAGCTTCGTCAACGCAGTACAGGGTGCGGTCAGTGCGGCTTTCCGTCAAAACGGGATGTCTAACCTGACAGTGCAGCAACCGGACGGGCTAAATGGTGGTGGCTCGGTGCAGGTGTTTGGTACCGTTCCGGACTTTGCTGTTCTGACGCCACCCAACACGAGCGCTACGGCGACGCCAGCTCATGAGGGCTCCGGTGGTAGCAGTGCCACCGCTAGCAGCAAcaatagcagtagcagcagcagcagtagcagcagtagtagtagcagtagcagcagcagtgccagcggtagtagtagcacctcGTCATCGAGCAGCGCATCGGAATCGACCGCCGATAGTCGGCGTCAGGCACGACCCGGACCATCAGCGACAGCCAGTGCACCGACCGGGCAGCAGACGACAACCAGCACCCGAACGCTCGGTGAGGTCGTCCACCAGATGCGTACGGTGCAGCGACGCATGGAACCGTTCCTCCAGCAGTACTACGACATTCTTATGGAGGATCCAACGTTCGCCGAGTCTGACACAACTGGCCGGGAAAACGCACAGCGCGTGTTCGATCGGGTTTCCGAAGCGATGCACTACATGTCCCACGCCCAGCACGCCATCAGCGATTTAATGTTGGATCTGCAGATGAACACCCCGCGCCATCTCTGCTGCCGACCGATCCTGATCGAGCAGAACGCATACGTCAGCTCGGGAATGACGGCTGTACCG CACAACATCAATCTAGCGAACCTGCTGCGCAAccataacaacaataataacaacagcgtgaataataataacaataatccgGAAGtaggaaacaacaacatcaacgctCAGGTCATCAATGTAGGCATTGCCCCGTCATGGATAACGGTGCCAGGAGGCGCAGCCGCCAGTGTTACCATGAGACCTCCAGCGACTGGTGGAACGGCAGCCGGAGCAAcggcaccatcggcaccaccacctccgccgAGGGCTACAGCTACCACGGGGTCAACGGAAGAGGGCAcgggggcagcagcaacgacgacgaccgcttCCTCTGGCACCCAGCAGCGGCTTCCCTCAGGTCAGTCCACAAGCGAAGCAGCTGGTGGAGCTGAggataatgatggtgatgaagatgaagaagatggcgaggaggaagaggatggtgAGGACGATGATCATACGATCACCTCGCTTCATATCCCTCTGTACGACCTCAACACTATACAGCGGATGCGCAACCTTCTCAGCAACATGCAATCCCAGGGCCCTACGCCAG TTCTGCGACGATTAGTTACAACGGGAAATAATGCCGGTGCGGCAACggcaggtgctggtggtccagCTCAACAACCTCTACCACCGAACCACCAGAACAGTACGGAAATGCAGATGGCACGGCTCATACAGGCCATGGTGAATGCTgcacccatacacacagacatccATGTACAGATCAATACCGGCGGTGTTgatcatggtgatggtggtaacaCGCCGCCTACCGAATCAGCTGCCACCAGCCAGAACGGAGCACGTCCGCCATCCTCCTCTTCTGGGGACGCACCGGCCGGAAATCctaccaataccaccaccaccaacaccaacagcaacacgaatggtggaggagaaggtgttCCGACAGCCGGTGTTCACTTCTTTCCACCACGGTTTGCCACCGTCACGCTGCCGACGACCTCAACACAGACGCGCTCTACATCACGACCGCACGTGCACAGTATCGCGCCACCGGCGGCATCACACATTCGCAACCTCCGGCCGATGCAGACGAACATTTTGTCCACGTTTGATCG CTTCCTACCGTGCAACAGCCATCACATACGCGAAACTAGTTTCtccaatcaacagcaacaagatcGTGCTAGCAACACGGATAGCAGCAACCGCGAAAGaaccggtggtgatggcactGCTAGTCAgccaacaggagcagcagcagcagcagcagcaaccgaagccAACATTCGTGCAG CGCTCGCTCTAGTGCCGCTTCCGTTTACACTGTTTGGTAGCCAGATGACCATGGCTGATTTCACCAATTTGGTACCGAACCCGAACACACTGAACCGTATCCGTGGATCGCTGCAGACGTACATCAATCAGGCTCTTTCGCAAAACGGGGCCCCCATTAATGATGAAGCCATACGAGAG CTGGCCACTAGAACCATCAACCAGTTGGCGGACGTTCTACAGCCGCTCGCTTCCTACGATCGGCCCGAGTACGATACGCACGCCTCCCTGGCCAACCTCATTCGCCACACGCTCCCTACCTGCGTCAACCTGATCCGGGAGGACAGCTCGAACCAGTTTGGGTTGCGCTTGATGCGCACGCTAGTCCAATTCGTGCGCCGCTTCTGCATGATTCTCGTGCAGGGCATTGGGCGCGAGAATGGTCGCCGTATTCTGGGCGACCTGTTGCGGGCCACACTACAGCTCAATCCggccacacagcagcaacagtcagcAGCTACAGCGGCCGGCCGTGAGCCGAACACTGTGATACAGGAGGTGCAGCGCGCCCTGCAACCAGTGCTTGATCGCTATCTGGAAGTAGCCAGTCGGCAGGATATGTTCGATGTGCAACCCTTCATGGTCATTCGACagccggcggcagcggcagccgcggCCAGCGTGGCAagcgcagtagcagcagccgaagccaGCTCAACAGCGGCGGCatcaacggcggcagcagcagcagcagcggccgcagcagcagcagccgctgccgccgctgcttcAGCCGCAGCGGTCGCTGCGGTAGCTGCTAACGCACGCGTACTGTCTGGCGATGGAACCGATAGCCGATCTTCCAGTATGTCCTCCACCGGAACAGCGACAACTGGTCAGCGGGAATCGAGC CCGATGGAAGTGGACGATGTTGAAAGTACCTCTACGCCGGAGCTGGTGTCCGATATTGCGGAAATATCGATATCGTTCGGGCCACCGGCCATGAGCGTTGATCCCTGTGCGACAATCGTAATCACGGACAATGCGTTGGCCGCCGGTGATGTGGTAGTGCCCGTAGCTGGAACAGACATAGAATccgataccaccacctcctcttcttcctcgtaTGCATCAGTCAATGttgatcagcaacagcaacagcagcagcaacagtcacaACAACAGCCATCATCGGTCGATAGCACGGGAGgaatggcagcagcggcggcagcagtcGCACTGCGTGCAGCTTCGTTGGCCGATCCACCGATTCCACCACCCCGCCcggttgatgaagatgaagaagagctACCGACGGTGATGATTGGTGCGGAATCGTGGCACCGGCATGTTCCCCCCAACTGGATACCGGTGATTACACGCGATCttggacgacaacgacgacag AACCCACAGACACCGTTTTCCGACGCGTATATCTCGGGTATGTCGTCCAAACGTCGGAAGCTGATAGCAGAATCGAAGCCACCAAACGACGTGCCATCGCTCATCTCCGATGGAGTGCGACGATCGTTCCTAGGAAGCGGCGTAAACCCGTCGAACCTCATGGCAATTCCAtcggcgagcagcagcagcagcagcagcagcgctaccATCACCGGTGGTTCGGCTACGTCAGGAGCCACTACTAGCAGCACcggtacgacgacgaaccgGATCCGATCGCTCGATGAGCTGGCGAACAACATCGCTAGTGACAGTGCGCTGCAGATGTCGTATTGTGAGGCGATGAAGGCAAGCATACGGGACCGCTTGGCGAACGATCCGGATTACGATGCTACCCGGTTTCCGAATTGCTccaaatattttgaaaaacagTAA